TGCCCTTATCAGTGTAAACGACTTGGACTCTGGTCTCAATGGAAAAGTTATTTGCTCCATAGATGAAGATGTTCCATTTGCTTTAGCACCTTCTTTACAGGACAACATGTATTCATTAGTCACTAAATCGAATCTAAATAGAGAGGAACACTCACAATATATTATAACAGTAGTAGCAAAAGACGCCGGACAGCCTTCATTATCATCTGAAAAGACAATAAGCGTTGTTGTGTCAGACGTGAATGACAACAGTCCAGAATTTTTACAGAGTCCCTATACTTTCTATGTCACTGAGGGAAATGAGCCAGGagcctctgtgttttctgttaaagCTTTTGACCGCGATGAGAACGAAAATGCTCTTATATCTTATCATATTCTCAGAGATGGAAGGGAAGGAAGTAAATTAAGTTCATTTCTCAACATAAACTCTGAAAATGGAGATATTTTGGCTCTAaaaagttttgactttgaaaccCTGAAAACGTTCCAGTTCCAAGTTGTTGCCTCAGATTCTGGAACTCCGTCACTGAGCAGCAACGTCACAGTGAACGTGTTCATTCTGGATcagaacgacaacgctccagtcatcctgtatccagtcagctctaacggttctgctgaaggtgtggaggagatTCCCCGCAATGTGAACGCAGGACACCTGGTGACTAAAGTCAGAGCCTATGACGCTGATATAGGATATAACGGCTggttactgttttcactgcaggaagttaCTGACCACAGTCTCTTTGGTTTGGACCGCTATACAGGACGGATCAGAACACTTCgctcattcacagagacagacgaggctgagcataaactggtcatactggtgaaagacaatgggaacgtctcactctcagcaacagctactgtgatggtcaaagttgtggagcccaaagaggcttttgctgcttctgatgttaaaagtgcaacaaaggatgatgaggacagtaatgtgactttttacctgatgataactttgggctcagtctcaacactttttctcatcagtatcATCGTGCTGATTGCAATGCAGTGCTCTAAATCCACAGAGTATACTTCTAAATACCTACAAGAGACTAATTATGACGGGACACTGTGTCACAGCATCCAGTACAGATCTGGAGAAAAACGCTACATGTTAGTGGGACCCAGAATGAGTGTAGGATCTACTATAGTCCCGGGCAGCCATGCGAACACTCTAATGCTCCCTGACAggaggacacctggagaggtAAGACATGTTTACGTGCAAACTTTGTTACTTACTTACTGCATCTTTACTAATCATAAATGCAACGTATCCTCCCTAGTTCGTGTGTTGCATCGCTTAGCACTTCCAATTTTTTAACCTGGCAATTTTGACCGTATgtccttttatgttttttttttggtactttGTCAATACCTTCATCATCGCTATTAGAATAATTATGCCTCATTCCCGTGTTGACCTCCCTAACTTTTCTTTGGGCTCTTATTGTGTTGCGGTACGTGGCGTTTGTCATATCGTGTAATTGTAAACGTTAACATGGACAGTACTTGCGCATTTcaagtcttccgaccactcaatgCGCTTAAACatttcacccattcacactcaTGGCAGCTGCCACGAGCAAATCAGGACTATCTAGGATTCAAACCCAGCAAATTTGGTGTGAAGTgtcttgccaaaggacacaCATCCATATGGACTAGCGGAGCAGGGGTtagaaccaccgatcctctgaatgaaGCATAACCCTGCTCTGTCACTGAAACACAGTCGCTCTTACAACCGTCTTCCATTGCTTACACTAGCTTGATCATTTACAATTGCGGACAATCAAATGAAAGCTGACTTATGTACTACTGATGAGTTCATATCATCAATACTTTTTCGAACGAACCCATGATGAAAGAGTAAACGATAACATCTTTTTGAATTGCAACTATGATGTGGTAGtaaaagacaatgaaataaCCAGAGAAGAACTATTATACTGTCTCAATCCAAGGGAGATGCTGCACTTCAAAACCTTGCTATCGCTGTCGATGGTGCTGAaagtgttttgctttgtttcccGGAGTAAAACAAACTAACATTGATATAATGTGCAGTACAGCCTTCACATTTCTGCAGTGAGAAATGAAGTCGCATGGTGTCAGTGTAACGTTATATCTCATCGCTACTCGAGCTTAGTGTCATTGCTGTTTGGTTCCACCTCCTGGCAACATTCTCACTTGAACACTGGCAGGATCGTTGCTGTGCTTATTTTGCGTAAAAGATCGGTTTTTTCCCCAATTTCTGGATATAAAGGAAGTTAATCAATATGAACACATAGGAAAGTGTTGGATTCCTTATTTACATCGACGCAGTTGTTCTTGTGATGGATTACTAATGTTTTCGGGTTTAACCATGGAACAAAGAAGATGCGAGAGACGAAGAGCGAGAGGATATTTGTTCTGCTGCGTGGTTGCTGTGCTTTTGTGCAGCGTGGCTTCGGCGCAAATAAGATACTCCATCTCTGAGGAGGTTAACGAAGGAACTGTGGTTGGAAATATAGCAAAGGATCTGGGATTGGATAAAAGCACACTGGAAGAAAGGAAGTATCGGATTGTTTCTAGTAATGCCGATCCCCTTTTCCACGTAGATCAGAATGATGGTGTCCTGTATGTGAGCCGAAAGATTGACAGAGAAGAGGTGTGCGCGCAGAGCAGTACGTGTTTAATAAATCTGAAAACCGTGCTGGAGAACCCTCTGGAGGTGCATTATGTTGTAGTGGAGGTGCTGGATATAAACGACCATTCTCCCAGTTTCCCAGATAAAGAGAAAACGTTGGAGATTTCAGAATCAGTGTTGCCTGGAGTACGTATTCCTCTACAACACGCACGAGATCCAGACGGTGGCCTTCTCTCTGTTCATCAGTATAAACTCAGCCCCAACGAACACTTTCGTTTGGAAGTTAAAGACATGGGAGAGGATGGTAAAATACCTATATTAGTTGTGCAGAAATCTTTGGATAGGGAGGCAGCCGTAAGTCATTCATTAGTGCTGTGTGCACTGGATGGAGGGAAACCTCCAAAATCTGGCGAAATGAACATTCTAGTAAATGTTTTGGATATTAATGATAACGCACCTGTTTTCTCTCAAGAGGTTTATTCGGTGACTCTCGATGAAAATGCTGCAATAGGCACAACAGTCGTACAGGTGAATGCAACTGATTTGGATGCGGGTCCAAACGGAGAAGTAGTTTACTCATTTAGCAGTATTGTGAATCGTAGGTTATTACAACTTTTTGATATAAATCCATCGACAGGTGAAATAGTTGTGAAAGGTTTAATTAATTATGAGGAGAGGGACAAATATGAAATTGAAATTCAGGCATCAGATAAAGGTTTTCCTCTGGCAACACAAAAAAGCGTCATCATTAAGGTAGTAGACTTGAATGATAATGCACCTGAGATTGAAGTTACTTCCTTTTCAAGTTCCATCCCTGAAGATTCCAGAACTGGAACTACAGTTGCCCTTATCAGTGTAAACGACTTGGACTCTGGTCTCAATGGAAAAGTTATTTGCTCCATAGGAGAGGATGTTCCGTTTACATTATCGCCATCCTTACAAGACAAGATGTATTCATTAGTCACCAAATCACCTctagacagagagaaacagtcaCATTATGATGTAACAATAGTTGCAAAAGACGCTGGTCAGCCTTCATTATCATCTGAAAAGACAATAAGCGTTGTGGTGTCAGATGTGAATGACAACAGTCCAGAGTTTTCACAGAGTCCCTATACTTTCTATGTCACCGAATCTAATGCGCCAGGtacctctgtgttttctgttaaagCCTCTGATCGTGATGAAAATGAGAATGCGCTTATTTCATATCACATTGTCAGAGATGGAACCGAGGGTAATAAATTGGCTTCATTTCTCAATATCAACTCTGAAAATGGAGATATTTTGGCTCTAaaaagttttgactttgaaacacTGAAAACGTTCCAGTTCCAAGTTGTTGCCTCAGATTCAGGAACTCCGTCACTGAGCAGCAACGTCACAGTGAACGTGTTCATTCTGGATcagaacgacaacgctccagtcatcctgtatccagtcagctctaacggttctgctgaaggtgtggaggagatTCCCCGCAATGTGAACGCAGGACACCTGGTGACTAAAGTCAGAGCCTATGACGCTGATATAGGATATAACGGCTggttactgttttcactgcaggaagttaCTGACCACAGTCTCTTTGGTTTGGACCGCTATACAGGACGGATCAGAACACTTCgctcattcacagagacagacgaggctgagcataaactggtcatactggtgaaagacaatgggaacgtctcactctcagcaacagctactgtgatggtcaaagttgtggagcccaaagaggcttttgctgcttctgatgttaaaagtgccacaaaggatgatgaggacagtaatgtgactttttacctgatgataactttgggctcagtctcaacactttttctcatcagtatcATCGTGCTGATTGCAATGCAGTGCTCTAAATCCACAGAGTACACTTCTAAATACCTACAAGAGACTAATTATGACGGGACACTGTGTCACAGCATCCAGTACAGATCTGGAGAAAAACGCTACATGTTAGTGGGACCCAGAATGAGTATAGGATCTACTATAGTCCCGGGCAGCCATGCGAACACTCTAATGCTCCCTGACAggaggacacctggagaggtAAGACATGTTTATGTGCAAACTTTGAGGCGACTTACTGTTACTGCTTGTTTACTGATAATATATGCAACGTATCCCCCTGGTTCATGGCTGGCATTTGTTAGCAGTGGATCTGCtggcttcctttttttttaccctggcATTTATGACTGGAAGTCCTTTTTAGGATTAATTTGTTCTTTGTCAATACCTTCATCAACCTTATCAGAACTATTATTTATTCCCTGTGATAACTTCCTGAACTTGCTCTTGGGCTCTGTCTTACGTTGTTGCAGTACGTTGAGTTTGTTTAATGTTGATTTCATGTCGTTTAATTGTACGCTCTTACTACCGTCTTCCATTGCTTACACAGCATGATCATTTAAAATGGCGGAGGAGCAAATGAAAGCTGATTTAAGTACTATTGATGagtgaatataataaatatattttttcactaaGTCATGAATAACCCAGGACGAAAGAGTAAAATTAAACATCTTGTAGAATTGCAAATGGGATATGGTATGATGAAAAACCTGATCAAGTTAACGCAATATAATTAAATACCCGGAAAAAAACTAGTATACTGTCTCAATCTAAGGGAGACACCAAACTGATTAACCTCGCCATTGCAGTCCATGGTGCTGAcgttttttgctttgtttcccatctaaaaaaacaaactttcatTGACATAATGTGCAGTATATCCTTCAAATTTCTGCAGTGAGAAATGAGCTCGCATGGTGTCAGTGCAACTATAGTTACACGAGCCTATTGTCATTGCTGTTTGGTTCCACCTCCTTGCAAGATTCTCACTTCGTTACTGGCAGGATCGTTGCTGTGCTTATTTTGCGGTCGCTTTGGCACAATTTCTGGATATAAAGGAAGTAAATCAATATGAACACATAGGGAAGTGTTGGATTCATTCTTTACATCGACGCAGTTGTTCTTGTGATGGATTACTAATGTTTTCGGGTTTAATCATGGAACAAAGAAGATACGAGAGACGAAGAGCGAGAGGATATTTGTTCTGCTGCGTGGTTGCTGTGCTTTTGTGGAGCGTGGCTTCGGCTCAAATACGATACTCCATCTCTGAGGAGGTTAACGAAGGAACTGTGGTTGGAAATATAGCAAAGGATCTGGGATTGGATAAAAGCACACTGGATGAAAGGAAGTATCGGATTGTTTCTAGTAATGCCGATCATCTCTTCCACGTAAATCAGAATGATGGTGTCCTGTATGTGAGCCGAAAGATTGACAGAGAAGAGGTGTGCGCGCAGAGCAGTACGTGTTTAATAAATCTGAAAACCGTGCTGGAGAACCCTCTGGAGGTGCATTATGTTGTAGTGGAGGTGCTGGATATAAACGACCATTCTCCCAGTTTTCCAGAGAAAGTGACAACGTTGGAGATTTCAGAATCTGTGACACCTGGAGTACGTATTCAGCTAAAAGCCTCACGTGATCCAGACAGCGGTCATTTTTCCGTGCAACACTATAAACTTAGCGACAACGATCACTTCCGTTTGGAAGTGAAGGATAAAGGAGAAGATGGTAAAATACCAATACTAGTAGTTAAAAAATCTTTAGACAGAGAAACTGCAGGAAGCCACTCATTAGTACTGACAGCACTGGATGGAGGTAAACCTCCAAAATCTGGTGAAATGAATATTCTAGTAAATGTTTTGGATATTAATGATAACGCACCTGTTTTCTCTAAAGACGTTTATTCTGTGATGCTGGATGAAAATGCTCCAATTGGCACAACAGTCATACAAGTGAATGCAACTGATTTAGATGAAGGAGCAAACGGAGAAGTAGTTTACTCATTTACTAACAGTATCAATCAAAGGTTATTAAAACTGTTTGATATTAATCCATCAACAGGTGAGATCATTGTTAAAGGTTTAATAGACTATGAGAAGAAGGACAAATATGAAATTGAAATTCAAGCATCAGATAAAGGTCTGGCGCCCCTGGCTACAGAAAAAAGCGTCATAATAAAAATTGTTGACGTGAATGATAATGCTCCTGAGATCGAAGTTACTTCATTTTCAAGCTTCATCCCTGAAGATTCCAGACCTGGAACTACAGTTGCCCTTATCAGTGTAAATGACTTGGACTCTGGTCTCAATGGAAAAGTTATTTGCTCCATAGGAGAGGATGTTCCATTTACATTATCGCCATCCTTACAAGACAAGATGTATTCATTAGTCACCAAATCACCTctagacagagagaaacagtcaCATTATGATGTAACAATAGTTGCAAAAGATGCTGGTCAGCCTTCATTATCGTCTGAAAAGACAATAAGCGTTGTTGTGTCAGATGTGAATGACAACAGTCCAGAGTTTTCTCAGAGTCCCTATACTTTCTATGTCACTGAAGGTAATGCGCCAGGtacctctgtgttttctgtcaaagcTTTTGATCATGATGAGACCGACAATGCTCTTATATCTTATCATATACTCAGAGAGGGAAGCAACGATAATAAAGTAACATCATTTCTCAACATGAATACTGAAAATGGAGATATTTTGGCGCTAAAgagttttgactttgaaactctgaaaacgttccagttccaagttgttgcctcagattctggaactccgtcactgagcagcaacgtcacagtgaacgtgttcattctggatcagaacgacaacgctccagtcatcctgtatccagtcagctctaacggttctgctgaaggtgtggaggagatTCCCCGCAATGTGAACGCAGGACACCTGGTGACTAAAGTCAGAGCCTATGACGCTGATATAGGATATAACGGCTggttactg
This Anoplopoma fimbria isolate UVic2021 breed Golden Eagle Sablefish unplaced genomic scaffold, Afim_UVic_2022 Un_contig_12208_pilon_pilon, whole genome shotgun sequence DNA region includes the following protein-coding sequences:
- the LOC129115715 gene encoding protocadherin alpha-4-like yields the protein MEQRKCEEGRVKRRWVCLVIAVLQWSVASAQIRYSISEEVMEGTAVGNVAKDLGLDKSTLKARKYRIVSSAADPVFNVNQNDGILYVSRKIDREEICERSSTCLLNLKTVLENPLEVHYIGVEVLDINDHSPSFPEIQKTLEISESVVSGKSFQLQAARDPDNGHFSVQQYKLNLNEHFRLEVKDKGEDGKIPILIVQKPLDREAAESHSLVLTALDGGKPPKSGEMNILVNVLDINDNAPVFSKDVYSVMLDENAPIGTTVIQVNATDLDEGANGEVVYSFSNSVNRRLYKLFEINPSTGEITVKGAIDYEHKDEYEIEIQASDKGLAHLTTEKNVVIKIVDVNDNAPEIEVTSFSNSIPEDSRPGTTVALISVNDLDSGLNGKVICSIDEDVPFALAPSLQDNMYSLVTKSNLNREEHSQYIITVVAKDAGQPSLSSEKTISVVVSDVNDNSPEFLQSPYTFYVTEGNEPGASVFSVKAFDRDENENALISYHILRDGREGSKLSSFLNINSENGDILALKSFDFETLKTFQFQVVASDSGTPSLSSNVTVNVFILDQNDNAPVILYPVSSNGSAEGVEEIPRNVNAGHLVTKVRAYDADIGYNGWLLFSLQEVTDHSLFGLDRYTGRIRTLRSFTETDEAEHKLVILVKDNGNVSLSATATVMVKVVEPKEAFAASDVKSATKDDEDSNVTFYLMITLGSVSTLFLISIIVLIAMQCSKSTEYTSKYLQETNYDGTLCHSIQYRSGEKRYMLVGPRMSVGSTIVPGSHANTLMLPDRRTPGEVRHVYVQTLLLTYCIFTNHKCNVSSLVRVLHRLALPIF
- the LOC129115716 gene encoding protocadherin beta-15-like, producing the protein MEQRRCERRRARGYLFCCVVAVLLCSVASAQIRYSISEEVNEGTVVGNIAKDLGLDKSTLEERKYRIVSSNADPLFHVDQNDGVLYVSRKIDREEVCAQSSTCLINLKTVLENPLEVHYVVVEVLDINDHSPSFPDKEKTLEISESVLPGVRIPLQHARDPDGGLLSVHQYKLSPNEHFRLEVKDMGEDGKIPILVVQKSLDREAAVSHSLVLCALDGGKPPKSGEMNILVNVLDINDNAPVFSQEVYSVTLDENAAIGTTVVQVNATDLDAGPNGEVVYSFSSIVNRRLLQLFDINPSTGEIVVKGLINYEERDKYEIEIQASDKGFPLATQKSVIIKVVDLNDNAPEIEVTSFSSSIPEDSRTGTTVALISVNDLDSGLNGKVICSIGEDVPFTLSPSLQDKMYSLVTKSPLDREKQSHYDVTIVAKDAGQPSLSSEKTISVVVSDVNDNSPEFSQSPYTFYVTESNAPGTSVFSVKASDRDENENALISYHIVRDGTEGNKLASFLNINSENGDILALKSFDFETLKTFQFQVVASDSGTPSLSSNVTVNVFILDQNDNAPVILYPVSSNGSAEGVEEIPRNVNAGHLVTKVRAYDADIGYNGWLLFSLQEVTDHSLFGLDRYTGRIRTLRSFTETDEAEHKLVILVKDNGNVSLSATATVMVKVVEPKEAFAASDVKSATKDDEDSNVTFYLMITLGSVSTLFLISIIVLIAMQCSKSTEYTSKYLQETNYDGTLCHSIQYRSGEKRYMLVGPRMSIGSTIVPGSHANTLMLPDRRTPGEVRHVYNDGVLYVSRKIDREEVCAQSSTCLINLKTVLENPLEVHYVVVEVLDINDHSPSFPEKVTTLEISESVTPGNDGVLYVSRKIDREEVCAQSSTCLINLKTVLENPLEVHYVVVEVLDINDHSPSFPEKVTTLEISESVTPG